The Flavobacterium sp. 123 genome contains a region encoding:
- a CDS encoding aspartate aminotransferase family protein yields MNNTDKLYERRKKSVPNALGIFNPSSIQSAKGAIIIDADGRELIDFAGGIGVNNAGHGVPEIIDAIKKQAEKFIHASFNVSVYEQYLDLTEKLCEILPHGDSTKAMLTLSGAESVENAIKIARAVTGKSGIICYDGSFHGRTMMAMTLTSNVKYKEGAGPYAPEVYRLEFPYYKPSMSARMTEEEFDDLMIMKLHKTFSSTVSVSQTAAIILELVQGEGGFTVASKKYVQYLRKFCTENNIFLIFDEVQSGFGRTGKWAAYEHYGVTPDLSTWAKSMGGGMPIGAVIGKQEIMDAVKPGLIGGTYLGNPLSCVASLASINYMQKNNINAAGEKVGKIVREKFNQLQALYPNNITDVRGLGAMLAIEFFNPKTKLPDGDATKAIVNKCLEKGLIVITSGTYGNCIRILSPLFIEEELLQKGLTILEETIKEIL; encoded by the coding sequence ATGAATAATACAGATAAATTATACGAAAGAAGAAAGAAAAGTGTGCCAAACGCTTTAGGAATTTTTAATCCATCCAGTATTCAATCTGCTAAAGGCGCTATAATAATTGACGCAGATGGAAGAGAATTAATTGATTTTGCTGGAGGAATAGGCGTTAATAATGCAGGTCATGGTGTGCCTGAAATAATTGATGCAATTAAAAAACAGGCTGAAAAGTTTATACATGCCTCTTTCAATGTATCGGTTTATGAGCAATATTTAGACTTAACAGAAAAGTTATGTGAAATATTACCACACGGCGATTCAACAAAAGCAATGTTGACTTTGTCTGGTGCTGAATCTGTTGAAAATGCCATAAAAATAGCGCGTGCTGTAACTGGAAAATCAGGAATTATATGTTATGATGGTTCCTTTCATGGTCGTACGATGATGGCGATGACTTTAACTTCAAATGTAAAATATAAAGAAGGTGCAGGGCCTTACGCTCCTGAAGTCTATCGTTTGGAATTTCCGTATTACAAACCAAGTATGAGTGCTAGGATGACTGAAGAGGAATTTGATGATCTGATGATTATGAAATTACATAAAACTTTTTCGTCAACAGTTTCTGTTTCGCAAACTGCAGCTATCATTTTAGAATTAGTTCAAGGAGAAGGTGGTTTTACCGTTGCTTCCAAAAAATACGTACAATACTTGCGTAAATTCTGTACTGAAAATAATATTTTCTTGATTTTTGATGAGGTGCAATCTGGCTTCGGACGTACTGGAAAATGGGCTGCTTATGAACATTATGGAGTAACTCCAGATTTGTCAACTTGGGCAAAATCTATGGGAGGCGGAATGCCAATAGGTGCAGTCATTGGAAAACAAGAAATTATGGATGCTGTTAAACCAGGACTTATTGGAGGAACTTATTTAGGAAATCCCTTGAGTTGTGTAGCTTCGTTAGCAAGTATAAATTACATGCAAAAAAACAACATTAATGCTGCAGGAGAAAAAGTGGGTAAAATAGTGCGTGAAAAATTCAATCAATTGCAAGCTTTGTATCCAAATAATATTACTGATGTACGTGGGTTAGGAGCTATGTTAGCAATAGAATTTTTCAACCCAAAAACAAAACTGCCTGATGGAGATGCAACAAAAGCAATTGTAAACAAGTGCTTGGAGAAAGGTTTGATAGTGATCACTTCTGGAACGTATGGAAATTGTATACGAATTTTAAGCCCTTTATTTATTGAAGAGGAACTATTGCAAAAAGGCTTGACTATTTTAGAGGAAACCATAAAAGAAATACTGTAA
- a CDS encoding NAD-dependent succinate-semialdehyde dehydrogenase, with amino-acid sequence MIFKSINPFSQAVIAEHEVLTEAQLAQKLQLAESAFKNWRTTTFQERADKMQKLANILRANKNELGLLITNEMGKILPEGIGEVEKSAGNCDFYAENAEKMLKDQQYDTPFKSMSVYDPMGAVFAIMPWNYPFWQVLRYAAPAIMAGNVTLLKHAPNVIGCAKAIENAFLEAGFPEGVFQQIIIDIPQVESVIASDIVHGITLTGSEMAGSSVAALAGKHIKKSVLELGGSDAFIVLNDADLEKAATVATQSRMLNAGQACICAKRFIVTEKVADEFAALFSQKVSALNQGNPLLEGINMGPLARLDLAEKLSSQLEKSLQQGAKLVVGGEREQCNFQPTLIDFVDANNITFQEETFGPLATIVRAKDENDAIAIANNHRYGLASAIWTEDRDKAYQLARRIDAGNVFVNSLVRSDSRIPFGGIKKSGYGRELSEIGIKEFMNMKSVIIE; translated from the coding sequence ATGATATTCAAATCTATAAATCCATTTTCGCAAGCAGTTATTGCAGAGCACGAAGTGTTGACAGAGGCCCAATTAGCTCAAAAATTACAATTAGCGGAAAGTGCTTTCAAGAACTGGCGTACCACTACTTTTCAAGAAAGAGCAGATAAAATGCAAAAGCTAGCGAATATTTTGCGTGCAAATAAAAATGAATTAGGATTGTTAATTACCAATGAAATGGGTAAAATTTTACCTGAAGGAATTGGAGAAGTCGAAAAATCAGCAGGAAACTGTGATTTCTATGCAGAAAATGCAGAGAAAATGTTGAAAGATCAACAGTATGATACGCCTTTTAAGAGTATGTCTGTTTACGATCCGATGGGAGCTGTTTTTGCAATTATGCCTTGGAATTATCCTTTTTGGCAAGTCTTGCGTTATGCAGCGCCAGCAATTATGGCGGGGAATGTTACGCTCTTGAAGCATGCTCCTAATGTTATTGGTTGTGCGAAAGCTATCGAAAATGCTTTTCTAGAAGCAGGTTTTCCAGAAGGTGTTTTTCAACAAATAATTATTGATATTCCACAGGTAGAAAGTGTTATCGCTTCGGATATTGTTCATGGAATTACTTTGACAGGAAGCGAAATGGCAGGTTCGTCAGTTGCGGCATTAGCAGGAAAACATATTAAAAAATCAGTTTTGGAACTTGGCGGTTCTGATGCTTTTATTGTTTTAAATGATGCTGATCTAGAGAAAGCAGCAACTGTTGCTACGCAATCTAGGATGCTAAATGCTGGTCAAGCCTGTATTTGTGCCAAGCGATTTATTGTTACTGAAAAAGTAGCAGATGAGTTTGCGGCACTTTTTAGCCAAAAAGTAAGTGCGCTTAATCAAGGGAATCCATTGCTTGAAGGGATTAATATGGGACCATTAGCGCGATTAGATTTGGCTGAAAAATTGAGTAGTCAACTAGAAAAATCATTGCAACAAGGCGCCAAGTTAGTAGTAGGAGGGGAGCGTGAACAATGTAATTTTCAACCTACATTGATTGATTTTGTAGATGCTAATAATATTACTTTTCAAGAAGAGACTTTCGGACCGCTTGCAACTATTGTCAGAGCAAAAGATGAAAATGATGCTATTGCTATAGCAAATAATCATAGATATGGTCTAGCGTCTGCTATTTGGACTGAGGATAGAGATAAAGCTTATCAATTAGCAAGAAGAATTGATGCAGGTAATGTTTTTGTAAACTCATTAGTGCGTTCTGATTCAAGAATACCTTTTGGTGGAATAAAAAAATCAGGTTATGGAAGAGAATTGTCTGAGATTGGAATAAAAGAATTTATGAATATGAAATCTGTTATTATAGAATAA
- a CDS encoding TorF family putative porin: MKKVVIILALMLTSTLTFAQDAPAPAPAAEEPSSNLAIGVDVVYPYLWRGIRLNANKVAFQPYASYALTDKLTAGVWGTTNLSSEANAYNEFDWYLSYQASSVVKISLSDYYYNNTKKSELTRTNYWDYGKTGSQAIDLSIALNFADKGVPLDFQWNTLIAGNDYNASGDRNFSSYTELGYTQSIESAGVDLRFFAGAILSKPSAYYLVDGFKFTNVGLNVSKAIKFSESFSLPVFVRYTYNDNGNYNKDGELKKSFVSGGMTFTIK; the protein is encoded by the coding sequence ATGAAAAAAGTAGTAATTATTTTAGCTCTAATGCTAACAAGTACATTGACATTTGCACAAGATGCACCAGCTCCTGCACCAGCGGCAGAAGAACCATCAAGTAATTTAGCAATCGGAGTGGATGTTGTATATCCTTATTTGTGGAGAGGTATTAGACTTAATGCTAATAAAGTAGCTTTTCAACCTTATGCTTCATATGCATTAACAGATAAACTTACTGCAGGAGTTTGGGGGACAACTAATTTATCAAGCGAAGCAAATGCGTATAATGAATTTGATTGGTATTTATCTTATCAAGCATCTTCTGTTGTGAAAATATCGTTAAGTGATTATTATTACAACAACACAAAGAAATCAGAATTAACAAGAACTAACTATTGGGATTACGGAAAAACAGGATCTCAAGCAATTGATTTGTCTATTGCTTTGAATTTTGCTGATAAAGGAGTGCCATTAGATTTTCAATGGAATACTTTGATTGCAGGTAATGATTATAATGCTAGTGGAGACAGAAACTTTTCAAGCTACACTGAACTTGGATATACTCAATCTATAGAAAGTGCTGGTGTTGATTTAAGATTTTTTGCGGGAGCAATTTTGTCTAAACCAAGTGCATATTATTTAGTTGATGGATTTAAATTTACAAATGTAGGTTTGAATGTTTCTAAAGCAATTAAATTCTCAGAGAGCTTTAGCTTGCCAGTTTTTGTAAGATATACTTATAATGACAATGGTAATTACAATAAAGATGGAGAGTTGAAGAAAAGCTTTGTGTCTGGAGGGATGACCTTTACAATAAAATAA
- a CDS encoding amidohydrolase: MALKLIHNAIIFTMESASPKADSMVINHLGIIEAIGTEEEMRNQFHSFSEEINFKGKTIVPGLNDAHIHVWKIGHLRTYMLDVRGVKSIVEFKKLLKDFTDKNPSSYWIMARGINEMVLEEKRLPTKEDLDEVVSDRPVFVIRTCAHIGIANSKAIELSHVDEATEVPFGGEIRKNEDGSLQGIFTERALGLIMNTIPPFTFEEYKNMILEAHNYLLSLGITSATDPAANEELLAAYIQLDKEGLLRVRMNVFPLRIPDGSDEIQPLPEQYESDFLQIKTVKFFSDGGLSSATAALNVPYKNTDGYKGVLRLDYEKFYQTAKEAVEKGFSVATHAIGHQAVDLTLKVYRDLFKMDPTLKHRIEHVGFLSNENIKDFKQMNMTAAMQPIFIYELANNFKSTLPEALLDVVYPCKTVLDNGINLALSTDGPVVKEINPWVNIETAITRKAADGFVIGESQKITLQQALYAYTVGSAVADNLKDKKGSLSKGKYADFIVLDENPHELLDVSTIQTNESWVEGKLYYKKEI, encoded by the coding sequence ATGGCTCTCAAATTAATACATAATGCTATTATTTTTACTATGGAATCAGCTTCGCCCAAAGCTGATTCTATGGTAATTAATCATTTAGGGATAATTGAAGCTATTGGAACGGAAGAAGAAATGAGAAATCAATTTCATTCTTTTTCTGAAGAAATAAATTTTAAAGGTAAAACAATTGTTCCGGGATTAAATGATGCTCATATCCATGTATGGAAAATAGGCCATTTACGAACGTATATGTTAGATGTTCGTGGAGTCAAATCTATTGTTGAATTCAAAAAACTATTGAAAGATTTTACGGATAAAAACCCATCTTCCTATTGGATTATGGCTCGTGGAATTAATGAAATGGTTCTTGAAGAAAAACGATTACCAACAAAAGAAGATCTTGATGAGGTTGTTTCGGACAGACCTGTTTTTGTAATTAGAACCTGCGCGCATATTGGAATTGCCAATTCAAAAGCGATTGAGCTATCTCATGTCGACGAAGCTACTGAAGTTCCTTTTGGTGGAGAAATTCGGAAAAATGAAGATGGAAGTTTACAAGGTATTTTTACCGAAAGAGCTTTGGGATTGATAATGAATACTATTCCGCCATTTACTTTTGAAGAATACAAAAACATGATTCTTGAAGCGCACAATTATTTGTTGAGTTTAGGAATTACAAGCGCAACTGATCCTGCTGCAAACGAAGAATTACTTGCCGCTTACATACAATTAGATAAAGAAGGATTGCTTCGGGTGAGAATGAATGTTTTTCCGTTAAGAATTCCTGATGGAAGTGATGAAATCCAACCTTTACCAGAACAATATGAATCTGATTTCTTGCAAATAAAAACAGTGAAATTTTTCTCTGATGGAGGGTTAAGTTCTGCAACTGCAGCTTTAAATGTTCCTTATAAAAACACAGATGGATATAAAGGTGTTTTGAGATTGGATTATGAGAAGTTTTATCAAACAGCCAAAGAAGCTGTTGAAAAAGGATTCTCTGTTGCCACGCATGCCATTGGTCATCAAGCGGTGGATTTAACATTGAAAGTCTACAGGGATTTGTTCAAAATGGATCCAACTCTAAAACACAGAATTGAACATGTTGGATTTTTGTCCAATGAAAATATAAAGGATTTTAAGCAAATGAATATGACTGCAGCAATGCAACCTATTTTCATTTATGAATTGGCAAATAATTTTAAAAGCACTTTGCCAGAGGCATTATTAGATGTAGTTTATCCTTGTAAAACAGTTTTAGATAACGGTATAAATTTAGCCTTATCAACTGATGGGCCTGTTGTTAAAGAGATAAATCCTTGGGTTAATATCGAAACAGCAATTACGCGTAAAGCAGCAGATGGATTTGTTATTGGCGAAAGCCAAAAAATTACTTTGCAGCAAGCATTATATGCTTATACAGTGGGAAGTGCTGTTGCGGACAATTTAAAGGACAAAAAAGGAAGTTTGTCAAAAGGGAAATATGCAGATTTTATTGTTTTGGATGAAAATCCACATGAATTATTAGATGTTTCAACTATTCAAACAAATGAATCTTGGGTAGAAGGAAAATTATATTACAAAAAAGAGATATAA
- a CDS encoding GNAT family N-acetyltransferase → MKKEILGKYILQTPLPEHAKQQAELQEIVFPTLSAEELITEEKYKRHLEIFPEGQFIVLDGDRVIASCTTLRQNYHKGHHTFLEISDDLWLGTHDPKAEWIYGLDVSVHPDYQGKGIGREIYNARQEVAKTLGCKGQMTAGMPIGYDKVKDQMTIAEYCDKLIKGEIVDPTVTAQTKCGFILVEPLFDYLDDPRSGNCSVLMYWPLDPNTKLSENH, encoded by the coding sequence ATGAAAAAAGAAATTTTAGGTAAGTATATTTTACAGACACCTTTACCAGAGCATGCTAAGCAACAAGCGGAATTGCAAGAGATTGTTTTTCCTACATTGTCAGCAGAAGAGTTGATTACTGAAGAAAAATACAAAAGACATTTGGAGATTTTTCCTGAAGGGCAGTTTATTGTATTAGATGGCGATAGGGTAATAGCCTCTTGCACCACTTTGCGTCAAAATTATCATAAAGGGCATCATACTTTTTTAGAAATTTCGGATGATTTGTGGTTGGGAACGCATGATCCAAAAGCAGAATGGATATACGGTTTAGATGTGTCAGTTCATCCAGATTATCAAGGAAAAGGTATTGGAAGAGAGATTTATAATGCAAGACAAGAAGTAGCAAAAACATTAGGCTGTAAAGGACAAATGACTGCAGGAATGCCTATTGGTTATGATAAAGTTAAAGATCAAATGACTATTGCAGAATATTGCGATAAGTTGATAAAAGGAGAAATAGTAGACCCTACAGTTACGGCTCAAACTAAATGTGGGTTCATTTTAGTAGAACCATTATTTGATTATTTAGATGATCCACGTAGTGGGAATTGTTCTGTATTGATGTATTGGCCATTAGATCCCAACACTAAATTAAGTGAGAATCATTAA
- a CDS encoding N-acetylmuramoyl-L-alanine amidase has product MKKPFYYLISASFIISCASNTYRLSDKSYKKQLKTLTKKISKKESLPLQNGIHTEWIGTVNFNLRKPNFIIIHHTAQDSLQQTLKTFTLVKPQVSAHYVIADDGRVVQMLNDYLRAWHGGNAKWGKNTDINSASIGIELDNNGTEPFSEAQINSLLALLAKLKKDYNIPTQNIIGHADIAPSRKKDPSALFPWKVLAEKGYGIWPDILETAPADFNIEQGLQIIGYNTKDLSAAITAFKLHYIQTEVNDALDEKTINTIYTIYKKQ; this is encoded by the coding sequence ATGAAAAAGCCTTTTTATTACCTGATTTCTGCTTCTTTTATAATTTCATGTGCTTCAAATACTTACAGACTAAGCGATAAGTCCTATAAGAAGCAATTGAAAACCCTGACAAAAAAAATATCTAAAAAGGAATCCTTACCCTTGCAAAATGGGATTCATACGGAATGGATTGGTACCGTAAATTTCAATTTAAGAAAGCCTAATTTCATTATTATTCATCATACCGCACAAGATTCTTTACAACAAACTCTAAAGACCTTTACATTAGTAAAACCGCAAGTAAGTGCTCATTATGTAATTGCAGATGATGGCCGTGTGGTACAAATGCTAAATGATTATTTGCGTGCTTGGCATGGAGGAAATGCAAAATGGGGTAAAAATACTGACATAAATTCTGCTTCAATAGGTATTGAATTAGATAACAACGGAACAGAACCTTTTTCAGAAGCTCAGATCAATAGCTTATTGGCACTATTGGCTAAATTAAAGAAAGACTACAATATCCCTACTCAAAACATTATTGGACATGCTGATATTGCGCCTAGCAGAAAAAAAGATCCGAGTGCCTTATTCCCTTGGAAAGTTTTAGCAGAAAAAGGATATGGGATTTGGCCAGATATTTTAGAAACTGCTCCTGCTGATTTTAATATAGAACAAGGATTGCAGATTATAGGATATAACACTAAAGACCTTTCGGCCGCAATTACGGCATTCAAATTGCATTATATACAAACAGAAGTTAATGATGCCCTTGACGAGAAAACAATAAACACGATTTATACTATTTATAAAAAACAATAA
- a CDS encoding Lrp/AsnC family transcriptional regulator gives MSALDDELDYQILKLLQKDGRMSFTEISKEINVAVSTIRHRFINLVEDGTLKIIGRVDPNKIGFNAYASVLISVKPKSHMNTIFEELTKLPEISFLASVSGDYDIEANVMCRDMEHLNELLGEKIHVMEGVFDTKTNMYMKIFKFAQPDLELAKLSSKQNE, from the coding sequence ATGAGCGCATTAGATGATGAATTAGATTACCAAATATTGAAACTGCTTCAAAAAGATGGCAGAATGTCGTTTACTGAAATATCAAAAGAAATAAATGTAGCGGTGAGTACTATTAGACACCGTTTCATCAATTTAGTAGAAGATGGTACTTTAAAAATAATTGGCAGGGTAGATCCTAACAAAATTGGTTTTAATGCCTATGCAAGTGTGCTGATATCGGTTAAGCCAAAATCGCATATGAATACCATTTTTGAAGAACTAACTAAGTTGCCTGAAATTAGTTTTTTAGCTTCTGTTTCTGGAGATTATGATATTGAAGCGAATGTTATGTGTAGAGATATGGAACATCTGAATGAATTATTAGGAGAAAAAATTCACGTCATGGAAGGTGTTTTTGATACAAAAACAAATATGTATATGAAGATATTCAAATTTGCACAACCTGATTTAGAATTAGCAAAATTATCAAGCAAACAAAATGAATAA
- a CDS encoding aldehyde dehydrogenase family protein, with product MRKQYINGVWCDAIGGGTWDVQSPSSEEIIDSVPFGDVADCKAAIVAADASFKEWKNTTPYFRAEILKKVANYIRANAESFAKETSLETGKPMLESRGEWQVSANLFEWYAEEGKRNYGRVVPTNRADKRSMVIYQSLGVVGVITAWNFPAYNPARAVAAALAAGCSVVMRGSEFTPLSSFNMAKALDEAGIPKGVFNLINTEPVSTGTEMIENPLLKKISFTGSTRVGKILMDGASKTSTKLSLELGGNAPVIIEKDVDVEAIAKQALVAKLRNCGQVCVAPQRFYVHESIFNQFISIVKEDISKLKTGINGGDIDFIGPLINKTQQKHSLAMLEKAKNEGATIHIGGEASEKGFFVHPALIEAKQNQTFIKTEIFGPLMVVIPFETKEQALEWANDTEYGLASYVFTNHIKTANFYAENLEFGMVGINEWAAHGTELPFSGWKSSGIGHESGAEGLKEYMELKLISYGNMS from the coding sequence ATGAGAAAGCAATATATAAATGGGGTTTGGTGTGATGCAATTGGTGGTGGAACTTGGGATGTGCAGAGTCCATCTTCGGAAGAAATAATTGACTCAGTTCCTTTTGGGGATGTAGCAGATTGTAAAGCTGCTATTGTTGCAGCGGATGCATCTTTTAAAGAATGGAAAAATACAACTCCTTATTTTAGAGCTGAAATATTAAAAAAAGTTGCCAATTATATTCGAGCAAATGCCGAATCTTTTGCAAAAGAAACTTCTTTAGAAACGGGGAAGCCAATGTTAGAATCTAGAGGAGAATGGCAGGTTTCTGCTAATCTTTTTGAATGGTATGCTGAGGAAGGAAAACGCAATTATGGTAGAGTAGTTCCTACGAATAGAGCTGATAAACGCTCTATGGTAATTTATCAATCGCTTGGTGTTGTGGGAGTAATTACGGCTTGGAATTTTCCAGCATATAATCCAGCTCGAGCTGTAGCAGCTGCATTAGCAGCGGGTTGTAGTGTGGTTATGCGAGGTTCAGAGTTTACGCCATTGTCTAGTTTTAATATGGCCAAAGCCTTAGACGAAGCTGGAATTCCTAAAGGTGTTTTTAACTTAATTAATACAGAGCCTGTTTCAACAGGAACTGAAATGATTGAAAATCCATTATTAAAAAAAATAAGCTTTACAGGAAGTACTCGTGTGGGCAAAATATTAATGGATGGTGCTTCAAAAACATCGACTAAATTATCACTTGAGTTAGGTGGAAATGCCCCCGTAATTATTGAAAAGGATGTTGATGTTGAAGCAATTGCGAAGCAAGCTTTGGTTGCTAAACTTAGAAATTGTGGGCAGGTTTGTGTTGCGCCACAACGTTTTTATGTACACGAATCTATATTCAACCAATTTATTTCGATTGTTAAAGAAGATATTTCAAAACTGAAAACAGGTATAAATGGTGGTGATATTGATTTTATTGGACCATTAATTAATAAAACCCAACAAAAACATTCTTTGGCTATGCTTGAAAAAGCAAAAAATGAAGGTGCTACAATTCATATTGGTGGTGAAGCTTCTGAGAAAGGATTTTTTGTTCATCCTGCTTTAATTGAGGCAAAACAGAATCAGACTTTTATTAAAACAGAAATTTTTGGGCCTTTGATGGTTGTTATTCCTTTTGAAACCAAAGAACAGGCTTTGGAATGGGCAAATGATACGGAATATGGATTGGCTTCATATGTATTTACAAATCATATTAAGACGGCTAATTTTTATGCTGAAAATTTAGAATTTGGTATGGTAGGCATCAACGAATGGGCTGCCCATGGAACTGAGTTGCCATTTTCGGGATGGAAAAGTAGCGGTATCGGTCATGAATCAGGAGCTGAAGGACTAAAAGAATACATGGAATTGAAACTCATTAGTTACGGTAATATGTCGTAA
- the rimO gene encoding 30S ribosomal protein S12 methylthiotransferase RimO, translated as MRTKSLKKNKINVITLGCSKNVYDSEVLMGQLRASGKDVAHEAPEAEEGNIIVINTCGFIDNAKAESVNMILEYADKKERGLVDKVFVTGCLSERYRPDLEKEIPNVDQFFGTTELPQLLKALGADYKHELLGERLTTTPKNYAYLKIAEGCDRPCSFCAIPIMRGKHVSQTIEKLVKEAEGLAKNGVKELILIAQDLTYYGLDIYKKRNLGELLEALVKVEGIEWIRLHYAFPTGFPMDVLEIMKREPKICNYIDIPLQHISDSILKSMRRGTTQEKTTQLLKDFRAAVPGMAIRTTLIVGYPGETQEDFEILKDFVQEMKFDRMGCFAYSHEENTHAYLLEDDVPDDVKQDRANEIMELQSQISWDLNQEKVGQTFKCIIDRKEGGHFVGRTEFDSPDVDNEVLIDATKHYVKTGEFVMVKIIEATEFDLYGEPV; from the coding sequence ATGAGAACCAAGTCTTTAAAAAAGAACAAAATCAATGTAATCACTCTTGGGTGTTCAAAAAATGTATATGATAGCGAAGTCCTTATGGGTCAGTTGCGTGCAAGCGGAAAAGATGTTGCTCACGAAGCACCAGAAGCTGAAGAAGGGAATATCATAGTAATTAATACCTGTGGGTTTATTGATAATGCAAAGGCCGAATCTGTAAACATGATTTTGGAATATGCTGATAAAAAAGAAAGAGGTTTAGTCGACAAAGTTTTTGTAACTGGATGTTTATCTGAGCGTTACAGACCTGATTTAGAAAAAGAAATTCCTAATGTGGATCAGTTTTTTGGAACTACTGAACTTCCACAATTATTGAAAGCTTTAGGTGCTGATTATAAACACGAATTGCTAGGAGAACGTTTAACTACAACTCCTAAAAATTATGCTTATTTAAAAATTGCAGAAGGTTGTGATAGACCTTGTAGTTTTTGTGCTATTCCGATAATGAGAGGAAAACACGTTTCGCAAACTATTGAAAAACTAGTTAAAGAAGCGGAAGGTCTTGCTAAAAATGGTGTTAAAGAATTGATTTTGATTGCTCAAGATTTAACGTATTACGGTCTTGATATTTATAAAAAACGCAATCTTGGAGAACTCCTTGAGGCTTTAGTAAAAGTAGAAGGAATTGAATGGATTCGTTTGCATTATGCCTTCCCAACTGGATTCCCAATGGATGTATTAGAAATCATGAAGCGCGAGCCTAAGATTTGTAACTATATTGATATTCCGTTGCAGCACATTTCTGATTCTATTTTGAAATCTATGCGACGCGGAACAACACAGGAAAAAACCACTCAATTATTAAAAGATTTTAGAGCTGCTGTTCCTGGAATGGCAATTCGTACCACTTTAATTGTTGGTTACCCTGGAGAAACACAAGAAGATTTTGAGATTCTTAAAGATTTTGTTCAAGAAATGAAATTTGACAGAATGGGTTGTTTTGCTTATTCTCATGAAGAAAACACACATGCTTATTTGTTAGAAGATGATGTTCCAGATGATGTAAAACAAGATCGTGCCAATGAGATTATGGAGTTACAATCTCAAATTTCTTGGGACTTAAATCAAGAAAAAGTAGGGCAAACTTTCAAATGTATCATTGACAGAAAAGAAGGTGGTCATTTTGTAGGAAGAACAGAATTTGACAGCCCTGATGTTGATAATGAAGTTTTAATTGACGCAACCAAGCATTATGTTAAAACTGGTGAGTTTGTGATGGTGAAAATCATTGAAGCAACCGAATTTGATTTATACGGAGAACCTGTTTAA